The Helianthus annuus cultivar XRQ/B chromosome 11, HanXRQr2.0-SUNRISE, whole genome shotgun sequence region ttttcgtcctcgaaaaggAATTAAGCAACGGAATCAGAGATGAACAGATACTCGGGTCAAAAGCAtatttatattttgttaataTCAAAACTtgcgttagccgcgattgcaaatATATTTGTCCCTTTAAACCCAAATCCGGTCTtaagcccttatcatgtgaatttagtttaagtgcggtcaatctacctagggtctcacgctagaagCTACGGTCCACCTAATCCCGCCTCGAGCTTATAGAACAAAAGGAACGATtactggaccaattcccaaccatcttatatcaaaaccaagagaatttaaaatcaaatattttttttctttttcagcattttttctttcttttcatttttttcttttaatgagcgtagacgttgctttccctaacccagaggcattccggctgtagagtcgctatccccaacttgGATTACTTAAgcttcggtactttttatttgcaagttcgatttcacacatcctagaGGTATTCAGGTTGTAAAGTCACTATCCCCAACCCAGATTACATAGGCCTGCGctactttcattcagtttctagctcatttttttttctatttttccctttttctttttcatgattaaaaattctaacggttttaacttataacggcaTTCTTTATACtcttattggcggtttcaatttcccatatttcccagatgaaaacccactagtagaccgacaattaaggtatattaactcaaagggaccTAAAACCAAACCTGGACCTATTCACATATCCCAAAGTAGACACAAACCCGACTTAattaatctcatattattattatttgatcccgAGCAAAACtcatcttttctatcattttccgtaataattttgcaaacttctttatTTGAAAgacatttttctgatttttcaaaatttttttaaaattattccaattttttaatttttttgtatttttcatattTATGACTCGATTATTTGCATGTATCTCATCCCCGCACTTaaagattgcattgtccctaatgcaagaatgGAAATACGCCTCAAAACTACCTaaaactaaaaactaaaaacgaaataaataaataaatacaaaaatacaagggaaacgacttagctgaatatgtgagactgtcaaagtgccagttgtttccacataagccctccaattcgaaacgcgctcagcaaacaactCCTAATCTCGGATACGCGAACGAAAGCGGCTACTAACATCAACCTATCAACATCATAAGCAAACACTACCAAAagatcataatatatatatatatatatatatatatatatatatatatatatattcaaaagtATCAGTTTCAAACACAAACCAAACCACCCTGTCCAACCAACCTGTTCAACGTATTTAAGTATAAGTACAAGCTAAAATACGAGGATGACTCACATCTGACTCGAAACGGACTCGCGACTGACTCACATCTGACCCGACAAACAGGACCACAAAAACGACTCAACTAAACTCTAAAAAGACTCAAAAAACTAAGCATATAAGAGTATAAATAAGAACACTTACCTGAAGTGTTGATTTTGCAAGAAAAACAAAAGTGTTCGTGAATGGTGAGTCCCTATGCGAATGATTTAGCGGTTAAATGATAATTTTTGTTGGTGAGTTTTGTTAAGTGATGAAAACCGATCACAAAGGTGAAAGATTTAGGTGTTTTGGTGGTGAATCGGCCGGACTAGGGTGAAGAAGAGGGGTAATCGGCGATGGAGGTTGTCTGGTAGGGTTTGAAAGTGTTTTAGGGAAAGAGGATGCTGGTAAAGGACTTAGAACGATCTGACATATCGTCGCGCTGCGCGACGAAAGGTGAAGGAGGTTGTGGCATAGCGCCACGGTGGGGTTCAAAATGTAGGGTTCAGATCATGGGGTCGCGTAACGCGACAGATAAAGTTACTCAGAGTCACGCGACGCCACGGGTCAGTTCAAACTGGTTTTGTGGACCTAGGGCTCGCGTAACGCGACGAAAAGGGTCTGTTCGCTGTGGCGGCACGCGAGGGGCTTTTTTTCACAGTAGGTGTCGTACAAAATTGAGTTTCATGCCTTAGAAAAAATTCTAAGTGTTACCAATCCTTCCCAAAACCATCCcaaattttttctaagtgttgggtcTTACCTGGAATGTCGTTTTCTTCGCAAATTCAGCTCCTCGATGGTACGATTCCTGCAAAATTACTCAAAGACGCAAAACAAAGACACGAAAACTACGAAAATTGACGAAAAATAATGAAATTAGAAACAGTACATACTATACACTTAGGTTTTCACCCCAAAGCACTAAGTGGCGGCTTTTGATGGAATTTCGAGAGGAGTTTCCTCCATCTCATTCTTGTCTATCGCTCCTCCAATGTAGTGCTTCAAACGGTGGCCATTTACCTTCCAACTTCGGCCATCCGACTCGTCCATAATCTCAACCGCTCCATACGGGAACACGTAATGAACCATATACGGTCCCGACCACTTCAACTTCAACTTCCCCGCAAACAACTTCAATCTTGAATTGTAGAGAAGTACTCTATCACCCTTGCTAAATTCTTTTACCTTCCTTAACTTGCGATCATGTGAAGCTTTCGTTTTCTCCTTAATGCCCAAAGATCGAGCATAAGGCGCATCCCTAAGCTCCTAAAGCTCATGGATTTGAAAGAAGCATTTCCTAGCGGCTTCGGTCATATCAAGGTTAACGGTTTTTAACGCCCAAAGTGCTCGGTGTTCTAGCTCTATGGGAAGATGACAAGCTTTTTCGTAGACGATCATAAATGGTGTGGTTCCTAAGGGTGTTTTGTAAGCAGTTCGAaatgcccacaatgcatcgtcaAGCTTGTCGGACCAATCCTTTCTATTCTTTCCAACGGTTTTCTCTAAAATACGTTTGATACCACGATTCGCGTTTCCACTTGACcacttgtctgtggatgatatgcggtagACAAACGATGAGTGACTCCGTAGCGTGCAAGCAACTTTTCCATCAAAGCGTTGCAAAAGTGAGTACCACGGTCACTAATTAAAGCTTTAAGTGTACCGAAGCGGGAAAAGAGTTTCTTGAGGAAACTCAACACTACTCGGGCTTCATTCGTAGGAAGAGCTTGAGCCTCAACCCACTTAGACACGTAGTCAATTGCCACAAGTATATAACGATTCCCTTTTGAGACGGGAAAGGGTCCCTTGAAATCTATGCCCCAAACATCAAAAACCTCCAACACTTGGATTGGGTTTTGAGGCATCTCATCTTTGGCTGAAATGTTACCGGTTCGTTGACAAGCATCACAAGTTTTCACAAACCCAACGGCATCACGAAGTACGTTAGGCCAATATAATCCACAATCAAACACCTTTTGAGCGGTGGCGTATGCACCATGGTGGCCTCCCGTTAGGCCTTCATGCACATGTTTAAGGATATTCAACCCCTCCTATCGCGACACACATCGCCTTAGAATCCTATCTCCCCCTATTCAAAAGAGAAACAGATCATCCCACAGATACTTCCTCGACTCACTAAGGAACTTCCTCCTTTGTTGTGCGGTCATTCCCTTCACAATATTGCCACTCGAAAGATAATTCGCTAAATCACAAAACCATGGCAATCCCTCTTTCTCGGCTTCTACAAACTCAACAGACTCGTGAGGAAATGTGTCTCTTATCTCCTCCTCACGAATCTCCTCTCTCCTAGGGTCCTCTAAACGTGAAAGATGATCGGCTGCTACATTTTCGACCCCTCTCTTATCTCtaatttcaatatcaaattcggAAACAATAGAATCCACCGAATAAGTCGGGGTTTGGTGTCTttcttttgaaaaagaaaacgcAACGCAGAATGGTCAGTGAAAACTATGGTCTTGGATAGCACGAGGTACGAGCGGAATTTGTCGAAAACAAAAACTACGGCTAAGAGTTCTTTCTCCGTGGTGGTGTAGTTCTCTTAAGCATCATTTAACGTTTTGCTCACATAGTAAATGGGGTGGAAGTTCTTGTCCTTTCTTTGTCCTAATACCGCTCCAACGGCATAGTCACTCGCATCACACATGAGCTCAAACGGCAAGCCCCAATCGGGCGAGATAAGAATAGGTGCACTTACAAGTTGTTCCTTCAAAAAGTTGAAGGCCTTAAGACACTCCTCGTCAAATACGAATGGAACATCTTTCTCTAGAAGACGGGTCATGGGGCGAGTTATCTTAGAGAAATCCCTAATGAAGCGTCTATAGAAGCCCGCATGACCTAGAAAACTCCGAATCGACTTTACGCTAGCGGGTGGAGGTAACCTGCTAATGGTATCTATTTTCGCACGATCCACCTCTATTCCATCCCTCGAGATATTGTGTCCTAAAGCAATACCTTTagtcaccatgaagtgacactttTCCCAATTCAACATCAGCTTCGTCTTGACACACCTCTTTAACATCCTCTCAAGATTCTTCAAACACTCATCGAACGAGTTACCATAGAccaaaaaatcatccatgaaaacctccatggaactCTCAATCATATCCTGAAATATGGCAACCTTGCATCGCTGAAATGTAGCTGGAGCGTTACAtagcccaaatggcatgcgtcggtacgcgtaagtgccataggggcatgtgaaggtggtcttATCCTGATCCTCCGGTGCAATAGGGATCTAGAAGTAACCGGAAAAACTGTCGAGAAAACCATAAAATTGTTGACCCGCGAGACGCTCCAACATTTGATCGATAAAGGGCAATGGGAAGTCGTCCTTTCGGGTGGCATCATTCAActttcggtagtcgatgcacacaCGCCAACCCGTGACCGTACGAGAAGGGATAAGCTCATTCTTGGAGTTCATGACAACGGTCATCCCTCCCTTCTTAGGGACAACCTGAGTGGGACTAACCCATGGCGAATCTGAGATGGGATATATCATCCCGGCATCTAGGAGTTTTAGAACCTCCTTCTTCACTACGTCTTGAATATTGGGGTTGAGGCGCCTTTGGGGTTGTACCACCGGTTTGAAATCATCCTCCATGAGTATTCGGTGAGTGCAATAAGAAGGGCTTATGCCCTTAATGTTGGACAACCTCCATGCAATGGCCTCCTTGTTTGCCTTTAACACTTCCAACAACCTCAACTTCTCTCCATCCTCCAACTTTGATGAGATGATAATGGGTAGCTCGGAACCCTcccctagaaaagcatattctaAATGAGATGGAAGGACCTTAAGCTCTAAGGGTGGGGGTTGAGTGGTGTCATCACTAACGGCTAACGCTTCGGGAATCAAAGGAATCCCCTCAACTTCTACTTCATCCACTCTTAACGACTCCTCCTCTACTTTCTCTCCTCCTACTAAGTCGGCACCACTAATGTACTCTAGACAATGGTCGACACAAGAGATGAAGGAGTTCAAGAAATATACGGAATGGCAAGGACCACTATAGTCATCGGAACAACTCGGGTGGTTCATGGAACGATCTATCTCAAAGGTGACTATCTGATCACCGACCCTAAGTGTTATCTTACCATCGTGAACATTTATGAGGGCTTTAGCGGTACGCAAAAACGGACGACCAAGTATGATAGGAACTCTCTCATTCGCTTCCATATCAAGAATGACGAAATCGGCGGGAAAAACAAACTTGTCAACCATAACAAGCAAATTCTCAACAATACCCCTCGGGTATTTCACGGACCGATTGGATAAAGATAATGTCATACGGGTAGGTGAAAGCTCTCCTAAGTCTAGCTTCTCGTAGAGAGAAAAGGGCATCGAATTGATGCTAGCACCTAGGTTGGCTAAGGCTCGAGTATTGGTGTTACTACCGAAAAGACATGGAATAGTAAAAATGTCGGGATCGGTGAGCTTTTCCGGAAGCTTATTTAGAATAACTGCGGAGCACCCTCCATTCAATGGAACATTTGCCAACTCTCCCAACTTCTCCTTGTTTCTAAGAAGGTCCTTTAAGAACTTCACGTACTTGGGCATAGACTGGAGTGCCTCAATGAAGGGTAGATTAATCTTCAATTGCTTGAAGATATCTAAGAACTGCCCGTATTCCTTGGAGTACTTTTGGTTCCTAAGACATGTAGGAAACGGGACCCGCGAATGGTCTACGAGTAGAGACGGTCTAATGTCTATGGATGGTTTCTCTATTTTCTTCTCACCTTGAGGCTCCCCGGGCTGTGCGGTACTTGTTGGGCTTAGCCTCGATTGCACTTTTCCGGGAGCCTCCATCTCAATTTCTTCATCTACAATCTCCTCTACTACTCTCTCCTCAACTCTCGGGTTCCCTACGGTTTTGCCACTACAAGTGGTAATGGCTTTGGTATGGGCGTTAGGGTTTGGTTGGGTGTTACCCGCAAACTGACCGGATAATCTCTCCTCTAGTTTCCTAGACATGTCACCTACGACTCTTTGAAGGT contains the following coding sequences:
- the LOC110920149 gene encoding uncharacterized protein LOC110920149, which codes for MDPSIAAVLENVTRELKEIKAKVDKCEFCRVGHDTKACTLLVGEEQVDFVGGGLGRGQPSGFAQNPNRGQGSFFGGGSNGQFNKGFNGQVNDRGSSSQVQPIQGPSYDLGGSLERMEEMMSQLVVKDQATQKILTEHDLMLKNHQASFQDLQRVVGDMSRKLEERLSGQFAGNTQPNPNAHTKAITTCSGKTVGNPRVEERVVEEIVDEEIEMEAPGKVQSRLSPTSTAQPGEPQGEKKIEKPSIDIRPSLLVDHSRVPFPTCLRNQKYSKEYGQFLDIFKQLKINLPFIEALQSMPKYVKFLKDLLRNKEKLGELANVPLNGGCSAVILNKLPEKLTDPDIFTIPCLFGSNTNTRALANLGASINSMPFSLYEKLDLGELSPTRMTLSLSNRSVKYPRGIVENLLVMVDKFVFPADFVILDMEANERVPIILGRPFLRTAKALINVHDGKITLRVGDQIVTFEIDRSMNHPSCSDDYSGPCHSVYFLNSFISCVDHCLEYISGADLVGGEKVEEESLRVDEVEVEGIPLIPEALAVSDDTTQPPPLELKVLPSHLEYAFLGEGSELPIIISSKLEDGEKLRLLEVLKANKEAIAWRLSNIKGISPSYCTHRILMEDDFKPVVQPQRRLNPNIQDVVKKEVLKLLDAGMIYPISDSPWVSPTQVVPKKGGMTVVMNSKNELIPSRTVTGWRVCIDYRKLNDATRKDDFPLPFIDQMLERLAGQQFYGFLDSFSGYF